A genome region from Macaca nemestrina isolate mMacNem1 chromosome 20, mMacNem.hap1, whole genome shotgun sequence includes the following:
- the LOC105497078 gene encoding zinc finger protein 432 gives MINAQELLTLEDVTVEFTWEEWQLLDPFQKDLYRDVMLEIYSNLVSMGYQVSKPDALSRLERGEEPWTMEDERHSQICPENNKVDDHLQDHLENQRMLKSVEQYHERNAFGNTASQTKSHCLFRENHDTFELYIKALKSNLSLVNQSKSCRIKNSTKFNGDGKSFLHGKYEELYSAAKFSVSTKSSSTKSQVSKHQRTHEIEKTHICSECGKAFVKKSQLTDHERVHTGEKPYGCTFCAKVFSRKSRLNEHQRIHKREKSFICSECGKVFTMKSRLIEHQRTHTGEKPYICNECGKGFPGKRNLIVHQRNHTGEKSYVCSECGKGFTGKSMLIIHQRTHTGEKPYICSECGKGFTTKHYVIIHQRNHTGEKPYICNECGKGFTMKSRMIEHQRTHTGEKPYVCNECGKGFPRKSNLIVHQRNHTVEKSYLCSECGKGFTVKSMLVIHQRTHTGEKPYICSECGKGFPLKSRLIVHQRTHTGEKPYRCSECGKGFIVNSGLMLHQRTHTGEKPYICNECGKGFAFKSNLVVHQRTHTGEKPFMCSECGKGFTMKRYLIVHQQIHTEEKSCICSECGRGFAMETELALHKQVHTGEKPYGCNECGKGFTVKSRLIVHQRTHTGEKPFVCSECRKAFSSKRNLIVHQRTHSGNKP, from the exons ATGATCAATGCCCAG GAATTGCTGACACTGGAGGATGTTACTGTGGAGTTCACCTGGGAGGAGTGGCAGCTCCTGGACCCTTTTCAGAAGGACTTGTACCGGGATGTGATGTTGGAGATCTACAGCAACCTGGTATCAATGG GTTATCAAGTCAGCAAACCAGATGCACTCTCCAGGTTGGAACGAGGAGAAGAACCATGGACAATGGAAGATGAAAGGCACAGTCAAATCTGTCCAG AAAACAACAAAGTTGATGATCATCTGCAGGATCACTTGGAAAATCAAAGGATGCTGAAGAGTGTGGAACAATACCATGAACGTAATGCATTTGGAAATACTGCCTCTCAAACCAAAAGCCATTGTCTTTTCAGGGAAAATCATGATACATTTGAGTTATATATAAAAGCTTTGAAATCAAATTTAAGTTTAGTCAACCAGAGCAAAAGCTGTAGAATTAAGAACTCTACTAAATTTAATGGAGATGGAAAATCATTTCTTCATGGTAAGTATGAAGAACTTTATTCTGCAGCTAAATTCTCTGTAAGCACAAAATCCAGTAGCACTAAATCCCAAGTCAGTAAGCATCAGAGAACTCATGAAATAGAAAAAACCCACATatgcagtgaatgtgggaaagcatTTGTCAAGAAGTCACAGCTCACTGATCATGAGAGAGTTCATACAGGAGAAAAACCTTATGGATGTACTTTTTGTGCAAAAGTGTTCTCCAGAAAGTCCAGGCTAAATGAACATCAAAGAATTCATAAAAGAGAGAAATCTTTTAtatgcagtgaatgtggaaaagTCTTCACCATGAAGAGCCGTCTGATTGAACATCAGcgaactcatactggagagaaaccctacataTGCAATGAATGTGGAAAAGGCTTCCCAGGCAAGCGTAATCTCATTGTACATCAGCGAAatcatactggagagaaatccTATGTATGTAGTGAATGTGGAAAAGGCTTCACTGGGAAGAGCATGCTTATCATACATCAGCGAACTCATACAGGAGAGAAGCCCTACATCTGTAGTGAATGTGGGAAAGGCTTCACCACAAAGCACTATGTTATCATACATCAACGAAatcatacaggagagaaaccatatatatgcaatgaatgtgggaaagGCTTCACCATGAAGAGCCGTATGATCGAACATCAACGAactcatacaggagagaaaccctatgtaTGCAATGAATGTGGAAAAGGCTTTCCCAGGAAGAGCAATCTCATTGTACATCAGAGAAATCATACAGTAGAGAAGTCATATCTATGTAGTGAATGTGGAAAAGGTTTTACTGTGAAAAGCATGCTCGTCATACATCAGcgaactcatactggagagaagccctacatatgcagtgaatgtgggaaagGCTTCCCCTTGAAGAGTCGGCTGATTGTACATCAGcgaactcatactggagagaaaccttacaggtgcagtgaatgtgggaaagGTTTCATTGTGAATAGTGGACTGATGTTACATCAGcgaactcatactggagagaaaccatacatATGCAATGAATGTGGAAAAGGTTTTGCCTTTAAGAGCAATCTTGTTGTACACCAGcgaactcatactggagagaaaccctttatgtgcagtgaatgtggaaaagGCTTTACCATGAAACGCTATCTTATTGTACATCAGCAAATTCATACAGAAGAGAAATCTTGTATATGTAGTGAATGTGGAAGAGGCTTTGCCATGGAAACTGAACTTGCTTTACATAAGCaagttcatactggagaaaaaccttaTGGATGCAATGAATGTGGTAAAGGCTTCACTGTGAAGAGCCGTCTAATTGTTCATCAACgaactcacacaggagagaaacccttTGTATGCAGTGAATGTAGAAAAGCCTTCTCCTCAAAGAGAAATCTCATTGTACATCAGCGAACTCATAGTGGAAATAAACCCTAA